Proteins encoded by one window of Rubinisphaera margarita:
- a CDS encoding MerR family DNA-binding protein produces the protein MAEATEQLSVAEIHQLLRQQQSKVSALQKRREKLAEQLADVEQQIAELTGEDGGGTRFRNEKSLEEVIIDVLGKNKKGLGLAELTDAILKTGYRSSSSNFKNVVYQNVYKSEAVTRDEKSGRYVLA, from the coding sequence ATGGCGGAAGCAACTGAGCAATTGAGTGTTGCCGAGATTCATCAACTTCTGCGACAACAGCAGTCCAAAGTCAGTGCTCTTCAGAAGCGGCGCGAAAAGCTGGCTGAACAACTGGCTGATGTCGAACAACAGATTGCAGAATTGACGGGTGAAGACGGTGGTGGCACACGATTCAGGAATGAGAAGTCCCTGGAAGAAGTGATCATCGATGTTCTCGGAAAGAACAAGAAGGGGCTTGGACTGGCAGAACTGACCGATGCCATTCTCAAGACGGGTTATCGTTCGAGCAGCTCTAACTTCAAGAACGTCGTCTACCAGAATGTCTATAAGTCCGAAGCCGTGACTCGCGACGAAAAGTCCGGTCGCTATGTTCTCGCCTGA